Proteins encoded within one genomic window of Formosa agariphila KMM 3901:
- the ruvA gene encoding Holliday junction branch migration protein RuvA — MISHIHGKLVEKNPTDVVIDCNGVGYFLNISLHTYSQIPDQENLKLYTQLLVKEDSHTLYGFSSIAERDMFRLLISVSGIGAGTARTMLSSLTPKQVREGIAKEDVALIQSIKGIGVKTAQRVIIDLKDKVLKIYDIDEVSVSTSNTNKDEALSALEVLGFVKKQAERAVDKIVKAEPDASVETIIKQALKNL, encoded by the coding sequence ATGATTTCACATATACATGGGAAATTGGTAGAAAAGAACCCAACAGATGTCGTTATAGATTGTAATGGTGTTGGCTACTTTTTAAACATTTCTCTGCATACATATTCTCAAATTCCTGATCAGGAAAATTTAAAATTATATACTCAACTTTTAGTAAAAGAAGATTCCCATACTTTGTATGGGTTTTCTTCTATTGCAGAACGCGATATGTTTAGACTTCTTATCTCTGTAAGTGGTATTGGTGCTGGAACGGCACGTACCATGTTATCGTCTTTAACGCCAAAACAGGTTCGTGAAGGGATAGCCAAGGAAGACGTTGCATTAATTCAATCTATAAAAGGAATTGGTGTTAAGACTGCGCAACGTGTTATAATAGATTTAAAAGATAAAGTTTTAAAGATTTACGATATTGATGAAGTTTCTGTATCTACAAGCAATACCAACAAAGATGAAGCGTTATCTGCTTTAGAAGTTCTTGGTTTTGTTAAGAAGCAAGCAGAACGTGCTGTCGATAAGATTGTTAAGGCAGAGCCTGATGCATCGGTAGAAACCATCATAAAACAAGCTTTAAAAAATTTATAA
- a CDS encoding BamA/TamA family outer membrane protein yields MSIKYAYLIAFMSLLSFSVKAQVKAKDSTQIYEKIQTYSKERKFTKAIHKLIFRSPNKKNTKKTNTTPNKNHLQFQGQPIRSITIETLDPFGYSVTDTTKTPDKWIDEFGNKAHIKSKVFAIKNLLLFKEKMPLDTLLLNESERLIRSQSFIRSVKIDATKANQASDSVDIKIRVLDSWSFIVKGAISTSKTKVVLNERNFLGFGHEFNNAIEKRYDNNNTGYRFNYVVPNIKNSYVRSELYYNLDIEGFYQKKLNIERTFYSPLTKWAGGIYLDEQFRKDSLPNYQDDFGYEPFKYRTNDIWAGHAFSIFKGKTVTERTTNLITSLRYINVAYKESPSQEYDAINYFSNENFYLGSIAIASRQYVQDRYVFRDGIIEDVPIGLLASVTTGYQRKNKENRYYLGTNFTLAEYFNWGFLSGSIGLESFFNHSKSEQSTINIGVTYFTNLISLGSKWKMRQFIKPQVNLGFDRLNTLADRVSLNDNVEPLGFDRNYYLRNSHTAGIPGFDANLYGTKKMLLAMQTQFYSPWNLWGFRLNPYLNFTAGTIGGHTNPLSSSKIYSSFGVGFIIRNDYLVFSAFQLSLSYYPDIPGQGRNIFKTNSFETDDFGVQAINIGKPSTLLYP; encoded by the coding sequence ATGAGTATAAAATATGCATATCTAATAGCCTTTATGTCGTTACTGAGTTTTTCGGTGAAGGCACAAGTAAAAGCTAAGGATAGTACTCAGATTTACGAAAAAATTCAGACCTATTCTAAAGAAAGAAAGTTTACTAAAGCCATACATAAACTTATTTTTAGGTCGCCTAATAAGAAGAATACTAAAAAAACAAATACTACTCCCAATAAAAATCATCTGCAATTTCAGGGGCAACCTATTAGAAGCATCACCATTGAAACCTTAGATCCTTTTGGCTATTCGGTTACCGATACAACTAAGACGCCCGATAAATGGATTGATGAATTTGGAAATAAAGCACATATTAAATCTAAGGTTTTCGCCATTAAAAATTTATTGTTGTTTAAAGAGAAGATGCCTTTAGACACCTTACTTTTAAATGAATCTGAACGACTTATACGTTCTCAAAGTTTTATTAGAAGTGTAAAAATTGATGCGACTAAAGCCAATCAAGCCTCAGACTCTGTAGATATTAAAATTCGTGTTTTAGATTCATGGAGTTTTATTGTTAAAGGAGCTATCTCGACTTCTAAAACTAAGGTTGTACTTAATGAGCGTAATTTTCTAGGATTTGGACATGAATTTAACAATGCCATAGAAAAACGTTACGATAACAATAATACAGGCTATAGATTTAATTATGTTGTTCCAAACATAAAAAACTCCTATGTAAGATCAGAACTTTATTACAATTTAGACATTGAAGGTTTTTATCAGAAGAAATTAAATATTGAACGGACTTTTTATTCCCCCTTAACCAAGTGGGCTGGCGGAATATATCTAGATGAACAGTTTAGAAAAGATTCATTACCAAATTATCAAGACGATTTTGGTTATGAACCTTTTAAATACAGAACCAATGATATTTGGGCAGGACATGCTTTTAGTATTTTTAAAGGTAAAACAGTAACAGAACGGACTACAAACCTTATCACCTCGTTACGTTACATTAATGTAGCCTACAAGGAATCTCCTTCTCAAGAGTATGATGCTATTAATTATTTCTCTAATGAAAATTTTTATTTAGGAAGTATAGCCATAGCCTCCAGGCAGTATGTACAAGATCGCTATGTTTTTAGAGACGGTATTATTGAAGATGTCCCTATTGGTTTACTCGCATCGGTTACAACGGGTTATCAGCGTAAAAACAAAGAAAATCGTTATTATCTTGGCACCAACTTTACTTTAGCCGAATACTTTAACTGGGGATTCTTAAGCGGTTCTATTGGTCTAGAATCGTTCTTTAATCATTCTAAATCGGAACAATCAACCATTAATATTGGCGTCACGTATTTCACGAATTTAATTTCGTTAGGTTCTAAATGGAAAATGAGACAGTTTATAAAACCTCAGGTTAATTTAGGATTCGACAGATTAAACACGCTTGCAGACCGCGTGTCTTTAAATGATAATGTTGAACCTTTGGGTTTCGATAGAAATTATTACCTACGCAATTCACATACTGCTGGTATTCCCGGTTTTGACGCCAATCTCTACGGAACCAAAAAGATGCTTTTAGCTATGCAAACCCAATTTTATTCGCCTTGGAATCTTTGGGGTTTTAGGCTAAATCCGTATTTAAACTTTACGGCAGGTACCATTGGCGGTCACACCAATCCGCTTTCTAGCAGTAAAATATACTCATCTTTTGGAGTCGGTTTTATAATACGAAACGATTATTTAGTCTTTAGTGCGTTTCAGTTATCGCTGTCTTATTACCCAGATATTCCTGGCCAAGGAAGAAACATCTTTAAAACCAATTCTTTTGAAACCGATGATTTTGGGGTTCAAGCTATTAATATTGGAAAGCCTAGCACACTTTTATACCCATAA
- a CDS encoding NADP-dependent malic enzyme — protein MSKQSKKSEALIYHSHPTPGKIKVVPTKRYATQRDLALAYSPGVAEPCLEIAANKENAYKYTTKGNLVAVISNGTAVLGLGNIGPEASKPVMEGKGLLFKIFADIDVFDIEVDTENVEEFIQTVKMIAPTFGGINLEDIKAPEAFEIERRLKEELDIPVMHDDQHGTAIISAAALINALEITEKKIEDAKIVISGAGAAAISCTRLYQAFGARRENIVMCDSKGVIRQDRDNLTSEKAEFATDRDIDTLTDAMKDADVFIGLSMADVVTPDMLLIMAKDPIVFAMANPDPEIAYQLAIDTRDDIIMATGRSDHPNQVNNVLGFPFIFRGALDVRATKINEAMKMAAVIALAEMAKEPVPEQVNIAYGETRLTFGKEYIIPKPFDPRLISKIPPAVARAAMESGVAKEPILDWNDYETELEGRLGTDNKLIKLLFNRAKMNPKRVVFAEADNIQVLKAAQIAFEEGIAIPILLGRRETILELMSELEFDAEVEIIDPKSDHEYERKLRYAKVYWEQRKRRGVTLYSAESLMRERNYFAAMMVNEGDADALISGFSRAYPTVVKPMLEVIGMAKGATRVATTNLMMTQRGPMFFSDTAINVNPTAKDLATIATMTAAAVKMFGLEPVIAMTSYSNFGSSNNEGASKIREAVSYLHRRYPKLIVDGEVQTDFALNNELLQEKFPFSKLAGKKVNTLIFPNLDAANITYKMLKALNNTESIGPIMLGMRKPVHILQLGSSVDEIVNMTAIAVVDAHQKTKR, from the coding sequence ATGAGTAAACAAAGCAAGAAAAGTGAAGCATTAATTTACCATTCCCACCCTACACCAGGGAAAATAAAAGTTGTTCCAACCAAAAGATATGCTACCCAAAGAGACTTAGCATTGGCTTATTCGCCAGGAGTTGCAGAGCCTTGTTTAGAAATAGCAGCAAATAAAGAAAACGCATATAAATATACTACTAAAGGAAATTTAGTAGCTGTAATCTCCAACGGTACTGCCGTATTAGGATTAGGGAATATTGGCCCAGAAGCTTCTAAACCTGTAATGGAAGGTAAAGGATTATTGTTTAAAATTTTCGCCGATATCGATGTTTTCGATATTGAAGTAGATACCGAAAATGTTGAAGAATTTATTCAAACCGTAAAAATGATTGCTCCAACTTTTGGAGGGATTAATTTAGAAGATATTAAGGCGCCTGAAGCCTTTGAAATTGAACGTCGCTTAAAGGAAGAATTAGATATTCCTGTCATGCACGACGACCAGCATGGTACTGCAATTATTTCTGCCGCAGCATTAATTAATGCACTAGAAATTACCGAAAAGAAAATTGAAGATGCTAAAATTGTAATTAGTGGAGCAGGGGCAGCAGCAATTTCTTGTACACGTTTATACCAAGCGTTTGGAGCAAGACGTGAAAATATTGTCATGTGCGATAGTAAAGGGGTTATTCGCCAAGATCGTGATAATTTAACTTCAGAAAAAGCAGAATTTGCTACAGACCGTGATATCGATACCTTAACCGACGCCATGAAGGATGCCGATGTGTTTATTGGTTTATCTATGGCAGATGTGGTAACACCAGATATGTTATTAATAATGGCCAAAGACCCAATTGTGTTTGCTATGGCTAATCCAGATCCAGAGATTGCTTACCAATTAGCTATAGATACGCGAGACGATATTATTATGGCAACAGGACGTAGCGACCATCCTAACCAAGTTAATAATGTTTTAGGTTTCCCTTTTATTTTTAGAGGCGCTTTAGATGTTCGCGCAACAAAAATTAATGAAGCAATGAAAATGGCAGCGGTTATCGCTTTGGCAGAAATGGCAAAAGAACCGGTTCCAGAACAAGTAAATATTGCATATGGGGAAACCCGTTTAACATTTGGTAAAGAATATATTATTCCAAAACCTTTCGATCCAAGGTTAATTTCAAAAATTCCTCCAGCAGTTGCAAGAGCAGCCATGGAAAGTGGCGTAGCTAAAGAACCTATTTTAGATTGGAATGATTATGAAACAGAACTAGAAGGCCGTTTAGGTACAGATAATAAATTAATAAAATTATTATTTAACCGCGCTAAAATGAATCCGAAGCGTGTTGTTTTTGCTGAAGCAGATAACATTCAAGTTTTAAAAGCCGCCCAAATAGCATTCGAAGAAGGTATTGCAATACCAATCTTATTAGGACGTCGAGAAACTATTCTTGAATTGATGTCCGAACTTGAGTTCGATGCCGAAGTAGAAATTATAGACCCTAAATCTGATCATGAATACGAACGTAAATTACGTTATGCAAAAGTGTATTGGGAACAACGTAAACGTCGTGGTGTAACCTTGTATTCTGCAGAAAGCTTAATGCGCGAACGTAATTATTTTGCAGCCATGATGGTTAACGAAGGCGATGCAGATGCATTAATATCTGGATTCTCTAGAGCATATCCAACGGTGGTAAAACCAATGTTAGAAGTTATTGGAATGGCAAAAGGAGCAACACGTGTTGCAACTACCAATTTAATGATGACACAACGTGGACCTATGTTTTTTAGCGATACAGCTATTAACGTAAACCCAACAGCAAAAGATTTAGCAACTATTGCAACCATGACAGCTGCAGCAGTTAAAATGTTTGGTTTAGAGCCTGTAATTGCAATGACGTCGTATTCTAATTTTGGATCTTCAAATAATGAAGGGGCTTCAAAAATACGTGAAGCGGTATCGTATTTACACAGACGATATCCTAAATTAATTGTCGACGGAGAAGTACAAACCGATTTTGCTTTGAATAATGAATTGCTTCAAGAAAAATTTCCATTCTCTAAATTAGCAGGAAAGAAAGTGAATACGTTAATTTTTCCGAATCTAGATGCTGCGAATATTACCTATAAAATGCTTAAAGCTTTAAACAATACAGAATCTATTGGACCAATAATGTTAGGTATGCGTAAACCTGTACATATTTTACAATTAGGATCTAGTGTAGATGAGATTGTAAACATGACGGCAATAGCGGTAGTCGATGCTCATCAAAAGACAAAACGCTAA